ATTACGTCCAGGACATACTTGGGCCATTGTCAGAGCCCATTTTAACTTTTACGGGAACATTCCTAAATTCCTGAAAAAACGTAGAAATACAGTTAATAAAAGCATCAATTACTACCAATGTAAAAGTATTGTTTGGCAACATTTTGCACTGAAACGGAAGACATTTAGTGAGATAGATTAAAAGCCCCATCCCTTCTATATCAATTACTATACATTACATTAAAACAACCAACATCAACTTTTATAAAGCTCAAATTTAAAGACTATTACTTTTATTAAATTAAATAAGTCCTTTAGCCTTAAATTCTAGATACTTATTAATTACATTAACGCTTAAGTTTTGAGGTTTTGTAAGAATAGCATGTATTCCTCTATTTTCTAATTCTTTTACGATTAAACGTTTTTCGTAAGCAAATTTTTCTGCTATTGTTTTATGATAAATACTTTGTAAATCTTCTACATTTTCAGATATTAGATCATCCAATTCTGTATTTTCAAAAAATACTGTCACCAATAAGTGTTGTCTCGAAATTGCTTTTAAAAATGGTAATTGTCTATGCAAGGAAGAAATGTGTTCAAAATTAGTATAGAGAATTAAGAGACTACGTTGATTTATTTTCCTTTTAATAGTTGCATATAAATAACCAAAGTCAGAATCTGTAAATTTAGTATCTACATTATAAAGAGCTTCATTTATAACATTAATATGAGTCCGTTTATTACTAGCGGGAATCAGTTTCTCCAACTTTTTTGAAAAGGTAAGCAGGCCTGCTTTGTCATTTTTTAACAAGGCAATATTTGATAACGCCAACGTTGAATTTATGGCGTAATCTAATAATTTCAATTCCTCAAAAGGCATTTTCATAACCCGCCCTGTATCCACAATCGAATAAATAGGTTGTGACTTTTCATCTTGATATTGATTCACCATCAATTGAGCTCGCTTCGCCGTTGCTTTCCAGTTTATAGTTCTTACATCATCACCAGCAACATAATTTTTAATCTGTTCAAACTCCATCGTATGCCCTATTCGACGTATTTTTTTAAGTCCAAATTCTGTTAATTTATTACTCAATGCTAAAAATTCATATTTACGCATTTGAATATACGACGGATATACAGCCACCATTTGTTCAGCATCAAATCGGTAACGCCTAGCTACCATTTGCAAAGAAGAGGAAACAAATAAATTTAAGTTCCCAAAATTATATTCACCTCGTTCTACAGGTCGCACTTGATATTCAAAATTATGAGATTGCTTTGTAGCAATCTCGGTATTAAGTTCAAAATCTCTTTTTTGAAATTGCTTGGGCAACTCATCTATAACTTTTAAAAATATTTTTATAGGATATTTATTTTCAATAGTAACTGGGACTGGGTTTTCATCAGAATTAGAAAATTTATCTGGTAAAATACGTCTGGCTTTAATTCCGTTTTTAAAACGAAATAAAACAAAAGCATCAAATAAGAATAACACTGCTAAGCCCAATACAAATAACCAAGCTACTTGATATAATAAGTCCACCCAAAAAGAAACCAAAAAAAGGGCTGCTATAATGCTTATATACACAAAAAAGCGTTGATGAATGTACAAGTTTTTGAAAAGATTGATCATAGAAAGCGTTTGGTAGGCTAATTTAAATTTAAAGATTGTTATCTAACAAAAATAAATATTTTGTTGGCTCTTTTACTTTTTTAAATTGTCTAATTTTAGAAATATCAACATTTAAATATTTCTTAGATTCATTGTTCATGATATATACTTTTTCCACTTCCCCTTCGGAAACATAAACTATAACTGGAATTGGATACTTAATTTCGATACCTTCATTTTTCAAAGTTTTTTTCACCTGCAACATGATTTTATTCGAAACGTTTGAATTATTTTCAAGTATAAATTTTTTAAAATTATATCCATTCCCAATTGTTATATCATCACTGAATTTCACATTTCTTTGAGTTACATTATTAGCTACAAACTTAAATGTTCCAGACTTATTTTTCGTTTTAATTTGAATCTTATCAACATAAGGTAATTCAGTAGCTATTTTATTCACCTTTCTTTCTAAATCCTTAAAGAGAGCATCAGAGTAAATCCAATTTCCTAGTATTAGTGCAGAATTTGTCATAATTGAGCTAACTTTACTATCCTGAAACATATAAATATTAATTGAATTTACTTGGCTAACGGTAGTTATACTAATTTTAATCTCA
The nucleotide sequence above comes from Aureibaculum algae. Encoded proteins:
- a CDS encoding DUF58 domain-containing protein, with translation MNLFKNLYIHQRFFVYISIIAALFLVSFWVDLLYQVAWLFVLGLAVLFLFDAFVLFRFKNGIKARRILPDKFSNSDENPVPVTIENKYPIKIFLKVIDELPKQFQKRDFELNTEIATKQSHNFEYQVRPVERGEYNFGNLNLFVSSSLQMVARRYRFDAEQMVAVYPSYIQMRKYEFLALSNKLTEFGLKKIRRIGHTMEFEQIKNYVAGDDVRTINWKATAKRAQLMVNQYQDEKSQPIYSIVDTGRVMKMPFEELKLLDYAINSTLALSNIALLKNDKAGLLTFSKKLEKLIPASNKRTHINVINEALYNVDTKFTDSDFGYLYATIKRKINQRSLLILYTNFEHISSLHRQLPFLKAISRQHLLVTVFFENTELDDLISENVEDLQSIYHKTIAEKFAYEKRLIVKELENRGIHAILTKPQNLSVNVINKYLEFKAKGLI